Genomic DNA from Hyperolius riggenbachi isolate aHypRig1 chromosome 10, aHypRig1.pri, whole genome shotgun sequence:
cccccttttatacaaccggagggaccgcgggaaccacagcggcaccccggagggggaggctaggtgccgcaggcgaccccccccccaagcgtggccagcgccagggagagccgtctgcacccacctcccaatattaaaaacaggcacttaccttaacgtccattgtgttctgctacatgcgcattaattttctcatggaaagcattttttgcagtttgtatcctttggaggcaggtggtggatggcttgctccaggggtgtgagccctggagtgagttgtctgcacctgtcctccccccccctctggagtgctgtatgtgagccagccctgagctctaaagctcggggtgacccatgcttcactcctttctcatgtggtgcccccaagttaatgcgcatgtagcagaacgcaatggacgttaaggtaagtgcctgtttttaatattgggaggtgggtgtggacggctctccccgacgctggccacgcttggggggggggtcgcctgcgcctccccctccggggtgtcgctgtggttcccaggcagtgagagagcctgggaccctgtggtccccccggttgtataaaaggggggcattgggaatcctccccgtggcgctcctggatagtgctaatgtagcatgtagcagtgttgcttgcgaattttcgcctcgaaaatcccgttttcgttttttggcgaattttcacgaaaatcttcagaaatatttgcgttttcgaccagcatcgaaaattcattgtatgcggatgcttatgcccttatgcggaaaaatgtccacaataatccgcatggaaattcaatctatgcggacgtttatacggaaaaatgcccgcaataatgtgcaagaaacttctctgaatgcgggcgctaatgcccttatgtgtaaaatgtccgcaatcatacgcaagtaatgcgaaaatgactggccttaggcgaaaattaacgtgaaaaaattagatggaaaatttgcctgtcaaaacgaaattaggcgaaaattcggtaaaaatttatcgaaacaaatttttgcattttcgctcatcactggcatgtagcagggcgaccgctttgcagtattggttttttgaccctgcatagtttggcatgcaaaagcaaatgcatatttgcatgagcattgcctcatgaatagccaattaggccagatttgcaaagccagacttgctagggtaggcctcttttccacggacagttgataggcagtaacatgcctctcaaactcttacaactgctcaccactgcctggtaactgcttgctgctgcctggaaactgcttgttgctgcctggtatctgctcactgctgcctggtaactgcttgctgctgcctggtaactgcttgctgctgcctggtaactgcttgctgctgcctggaaactgcttgctgctgcctggaaactgcttgttgctgcctggtatctgctcactgctgcctggtaactgcttgctgagcacacagctcaacagtccgtggaaaagaagcctaaaacttggtgtttgatcacgcatacattttctcatgcaaagtacttcttcttcttgctcgaaggttgaggcactaaaggtgcgtacacacatgcgactatagtcgtttgtaacgatcgttccccgatctttaccaacgatgatcgttacaaaaaacgaaccaccgactattaaggcaaacgacgaacgagccaaatcgctacaaaagaaagttctgtctcggcggattttaaccaacgacgatcgtttgcaaaagtagtacatcgttggaaacgatcgttcgtactaggcttgacatgcgcatttcactatttctccatggaacttctcatttttatgcgcaggcgcaatagttgctttctgtgatgtaacgttcgttctaacgatcagatcgttacacacattttaaaactacctttacttaggtcgttctttcatcaattaaaagttcgttcgtcgttcttaacgaacgatcgttgtcgcatgtgtgtacgtagcactactctattatatatatagattgtagaGGCTTGTAGAAtaatttatcaaaattaattattCAGCACTTAGTGGTACATTAGGAAATGGGCAGAAAAGGCAATCAAGGAAGATGCAGATTATTTTGAGAATTCTTGTGACTTTCTGTGATTTACTGGACTGTGTTATGCATATTTCTTAAATCAATGCCTACAGACTATTTTCATTCCAGCTCTTTCACAGTATTTTCTCTCACTTGCTGGGCATGTAACAGGTTTTGAGTTTCCAATAATGGCAATGCTATGGCTTTAGATCGCTGGAATACCAGTCCTGTTTCTTCAGAGTTCCATTAATTAAAATGTGCCTGATACCTGTAGGGCCAGCACTTTATGAGGGCAAACTAGTCACAGATTAGAGGCACCCCTGTGAGAATGAAGATGGGAATGCATTGACTAATGGAGAAGTGGAGGAGCATGCCAGCCAGGACAGGCGAGTTGCTTCACTGGAAAAAACTGTGCAGGGGCGCCAGGTAACAAAATAAAGTTGGGGAAGGTAGACCTGGGGTAGCACAGGAGCTGACTCGGGGGTACTTTGGGTGGAAATTATTGGAAATAAAGGGCAACTAATGCTGCTTACAAGGGTTAGGGTTGCCAAACTAATTTCTACTTTCGTGGACAAAACACCCAGAAAAACAGGACACCCAAAATTTTGGATGATGGGGGGTTGGAGTCAGCAGTGCACTTTTGGGGGGTGTAGCAAAATTGTACTTGTGGGTTACAAATTTGAAATTTGTTTAGGCATCCATTAATGGATGCAACAGATCATACTCAGGTCAGAGTCCCCAACTGACAAGTGCAGCAATCCTGAGGGCCCCTGAAACCCAATgtaacaaattcagcaatcctgaGTGCCCTGCATTCCCAgtgtgacaaatgcagcaatcctgAGGGCCCCACACCCCTGCCTCGTAGCACAATTATGCAGTATGACCCTCAGCCAAAACACTCAATGCACCCCAAAAAGCAGTTAGATAAAATGAATCACATATAGcttagttaaaggaaacctgagatgaaaaacaCTTCAGGATTTTTACTTACTTGGAGCTTTCTCCAACCCCCTGTAGTTCGTCTGGTCCCTCCAATTCCCTCCGGGCCCCTCAGTTGCACCATTATGAGGCCCATGATCCAGCTGGGTCAAGcgattctgcgcatgtgcgatcTTGGTTGCACACACCATCTGATCGATTGCTCTGGGAGTGATCTGCAAAAGCACAGTCTACAGTCTGTGTGAATTTAGCATGTGCAGAAGACTTCTGGCAACAGGATCGTGGTTGGGGAGTGCACGTGGCTGGGTCCTCACATGCACTGTGGCCCGCCACTGGGCAAGGCGGGGAATTTATCAGGCCAGACTGTAGGAGAACGGAGGGGACCGGATGGAATCTGAGGGACCAGAGATAAGCTGTGTTTTAAAGCAAGAAAATTGTGTGTGTAGCAAAAAGGGAAAGAGGAATGCAGGTCCTGAGGAGACAAGTGGTTTCTGCTGGGAGGAAAAATGGGGGGGTTGACTAGTTGCAACTTAAACGGGGGATCACATTGGGTGCTGTGGGTACAGACAGGAAAGTAcaatgtagtatgtactggtagttgaaatgaagtatgatagtgTAGGACTCTACTTCccacaacgcctcgaccggcaggtagccgactacctggccttaagtgtggacatagacactctgagcagcgatgaacccctggactactgggtgcgcaggcttgacctgtggccagagctgtcacaatttgccatccaacttctggcttgccctgcctcaagcgtcctgtcagaaaggaccttcagcacagctggaggcattttcagtgagaagagaagtcgcctagatcacaaaagtgttcagtacctcatcttTATCAAAATAATTGAGGCATGGATTccgaagggctactgcctgcccgaagactaagtcagtccccacacagcgtctctgcctgcctgcctgccggccactgctgcctgccccaagactaagtcagtccccacacagcatctctgcctgcaggccgcttgactgccttctctgccaccaccaacaggctcCAGGACTCCAGatgaattcctgaatttttaagcccgctaacaaaaagaataatacattttctggtgcgtgtacatgcctgcctaatttttctggctgcaacaacaaaacaaaaggcatgtacatgtgtcaattccccttcatgatcgttaccttgccgcggtgaaggggcttgcatatcacaatgaacaatgacctatatgagcgtGTTGGGGGGCCACATTCAagaaaataaggtcgttgcttcattgtggacagaccaaattagatcagctggacagtcactgttgttctgtcattgagctacctcagcctgaccatatgggctggaaagccgccatcacctgcactcttgtcaacgtgcgcaccagcacggccatctgtttgtggtgcatcacacagtgagtttggtctgtcagtgtgaatcagtacactacttacactacctgatccatgtatacacacacaagatgttttcaagcattcTAAGCCTCCAATttcggaatgcaatgtgatttctgccttttagggattataaccctgctctgtgtCAAATCTGGAATTTTCCTGGTGACttctggcgtgtatcccactctgccaggcctccccaccaggtgttagaccccttgaaacatcttttccatcacttttgtggccagaaactatttttgtagttttgaaagttcacctgcccattgaagtctattgcagttcgcgaagttCGCAGGTTTgtgaacttttgcggaggttcacattcaaggttcacgaaccgaaaatcagaagttcgagccatctctacccaaCATGACTCAAACTTTGTTGACTACAGATGCACTGCCCAACCTTCCTATATCAAACTTCAATCTACTGTGCTGAGGGCTAATAAGCTGCCCAGCCAGCCTCTGTTGAGTGGCAGGACAATACTCAGTCTGTGTTGTATGACTTCTGGCATGCTGGTCAGTCATCATACATGTGAACAAGTCTAAATACATTAGTAATTCATGGAACACATCCTCAAAGAGATAGACACCTATTTAATGAAATTACTTATttaaattatttaaagggaaagcAATCGTTATATAAAACACTTAATCTACACCCTgttgtggctgcttattcctgccagggagtagatttcaattaccattcCACGTGGACCCTCTGTTGCCGCAGGCCCTTCACTCTGCCATTGCAATGACAGTAGAGCTCTGTACATCTGTGAGCCGATCAGGagtcaatttcattggctcctgaccccctgatcactgtgagccaatcccattggtgTACATTGATAACCCTCctcagctcctgaccagctcatagTGCTCTGCCTTGATAGCGATGGCAGAGCGAGGTGCATGCGATGATAGGTGAGCAGCGTGACTGGCAAAAGAGGGGGGTCCATGTTGCGATTCATTGGTAAGCTCCATTTTTGGtaacagcagtctctggtccttaaggggccagagactgctggtatgcaagTGGTTAAGTTCCCGCCCCCCTTTGTGGGTATGTGGGAACCTAACCACTTGTGTGGGAAGTTTGTGGGTTCTTGACTCTTGAGTTATTGATGTAAGTCATCCAAGTGTTGGCCTACATCTGTCCTGTGAAAATCCACTGTCTACATATGATGAGTGCAAGTCTCCTGCCCAGATTGCCTCTACTGAGTACTATTCTGATGCCCAGCCTGTTTCTTGCTAGTACCGGTCTGCTTCCAAACATCAATCAGACTTTGTTGAGGTCATATCCACGTCCCAGCTTTCCTCTCCCAAGTTCCAGTCTATTGCCCAACTAGATTGTTCTGTGGGCTAATATACTGCCCAGCCAGCCTCCCAAATactagggagtcaaccagtctacACCTGGATTCACcaaggtgaaaaagtacaatgTAAGGAATAAAAAAATGACCAGCTCTCCACCTAAATTTAAGCAATTATACCAGTTTTATATTAGTATCCTAGTAACAAGCTGCACAACCCTGGTACTAGCAGTCTTTGTCAAGTgcttgtattgcttaaagagactccgtaacaaaaattgcatcctgttttttatcatcctacaagttccaaaagctattctaatctgttctggcttgctgcagcactttatactatcactgtctatgtaataaatcaatgtatctttcacctgtcagacttgtcggcctgtgtctggaaggctgccaagttcttcagtgttgtggttctgctatgaactcccccttcccggcccctccctgcacactgcctgtgtgctatttaggattagagcagcttctctcttctctcttatcttttacaagctggataaatcgtcctctgagctggctgagctttcacatactgaggaaattcagacaagggcaaagctgtttgcaggaagaaaagagcagcctgaaacttcagtgcatgagaacagggggaaaaacacacaaatgatcttttgagattcaaaaggaaggctgtatacagcctgcttgtgtatggatgtatttttctatgtgtggacatactgtacatcaacctacttcctgttttggtggccattttgtttgtttacaaacaaactttttaaaactgtttttaaccacttttaatgtggcgaggagtggcgaaattgtgacagagggtaatatgagatgtcccctaacgcactggtatgtttacttttgagcgattttaacaatacagattctctttaaatccaggtggagaccagtCACTTTCTTCCTTGTGTTGGACAAAGTGGCCAAGCTGAATCTGATGCCATGGCATTACCTACTTGACAAAGGACGGAGACACCGTCTGAAATGGTGACAATCCATTGTATTTGGAACCATGCCACGGTGTAACACTGTCTATTGCACCTGGTAGTAGACACACCGCCTTCGGCAGCATGGAGACCTATACATATGAGCTATAATTACATCTGATGGCTTATACAGATGTTGGCTGATTTTTGTTCACTAGCTGCAGTGAATAAAAATGAACTTACAAGTCTTCCTGTGCTGGTCATCTATTATCTTTGAGATTGAGGTTTCTGCACGGACTGTGCACAGATTAAATCGTGAAAGAAGGTGTGCCCTCATACGTTTGTTTCAGACTGAGTAAACTGTTATAATTTATGACTAGCAAATGGAATAGATTAAAATTTTGTTACAATATTCAATTTTTATAGCATGCAAGGCTGATTCAGCAGTCACCAGGACTTGCCTCCACCTCCTTTAGTCTGCCAGACTCCAGTGACTAGAGCCAGCAGCCTGTCCAGCCACCTATGACAACCAGCAGTCAGCCCAGGCAGAGTCCCACCTCCAACAACCAACAGCTAGTCTAGGTAACCTTGCATCTCCAACTGCCAGCAGACCATCCAGCCAGCCTCCAGAGCTGTTCCTGGACCCAGTCCCATCAGGAGGAGAAGCCTACACATAAACTTTGAGGGTACAGTAACAAAAGTGACGTTCATTTTGTTactaaggctacattcacactgCTAATAGACATTTTTGGTGTGATGCGGTGCAGTGCCAGGGCCGCATTGCCAAAAACAAGCCTTCGGGGATATCAGAGTTAATACGCAGGCCAAGCAGTAAGTGAGACTCTCTTGTGCTTACTTCCTGTAGCCGAAGAAAGGAACCACATACATGCTGCAATGCTAacgtgagaatttttttttacatttatgccacatgacttctggtccgccACATGACTTTGCGTGAGATGACAGTAATGTAAGTATGTGCTCACGTCGGGGTGCAGTGAAAACATCACTTCCATTGCATTGCGTTAttatgaaaggccccatagactttcattggcgtagTGGCGGCCTGTGGTCAAACCAGGTCACCACAACCCGTCATTGTGAAAGGCCCTAAAGGTTCAACATGATAAATATAAAATTAATGCTCTAATGATACAGTTTGACTTTATTATGCTGAGTGAGGAAGTACTGACAGTGCTGTCAGAGAATAGTTTTTATACTTATGGAAGGTTACCCAATTTTATATTTAATTAGTTAATAAAGAGTGCATTGTGTGGATTGCTAAGCTATTTTGTTGGAATAGTTTTTACTTTTAATAAGAGGCAGATTTATTTTAATTAGTATGAAAAACATAAAGGTGTTCTAAAACTCACACCTGTACATGTGACATTTATCAGCACATGTGTATATACAATGTCAACCTTGTCACTAACtcttaaaaacagcttaaaacatTCATATCAATTTAGAATTAATCTCGGATTAAGAGTTAATAAATCTCAATTAAAATAAAGGATTTACAATGAGATATGGATTTTACAAGAGGCATACAGTAAATACGTAACTTCCTGCAGTAAATTTTCCTGTGACTAGGTAGTAAAATAGTTTGCCCCATCTCAAGCTCCACTATATAAAAGGAGACGTACTGCAACAACATAACATATTTGACCAGCCATCAAGCAGTTGTATTCCCTCAGAACAACACATAACCATGTCTGGAGTTAAAAAGGGTGGATCATGTGGGCAGAAGATCCAATGCCTGGATCCCTGCAAAGACCCTTGCCAAGTGTCGGCTGTCTGTCTGGATCCTTGCCAGGAGGACCGTAAGTGACTAGTTAAAATCCTGAACTTTTATGCTCCCTTTACTTGTTTAAGCAACTATATTGTAATAATGTAATCTTTTAGAGAATCTTCAGTTTATTGAAAAATCAAACAATATACAGGTGGCATcatacttacaaacaaattccatCCTGGGAAGTTTGTAAGTTGAAATTGTTTGTACGCTGATTCATGTACAGGACCGAACCTGTGCGATTGTTTTAAAGGCTTGGCTCTACTCATTTCATTTATGCCATTCCTATCTATGTAATATATTATTTAGATCATTAATTTAATCGACAGGAAATGTGTATCATTGGCCCAGTTTCAAGCTGTATACTGTTTGCATAATATTTGCATGCATGCCGGattcatgcatgcatgcatgtatctcATTGGTCTTCTCTACTGCCTTCAGCCTCActgaactttctttttttttctacagcttgTAATCCTCACACCCAGTATCACAGCCATCACCATCATGCCCATTATCATGACCACATCCAAAAAGGTAAAAATGAGCAGAAGTATTACATCTCAAAGAATCTATTAGTTACAGCTTGCATTACTCCAACAGACTGCACTCCATAAAGAAAGTAGTATGACAGAGATGAAATGGCTCCCCTCTACCAGGTTAAAGGGAAAGGTGagtgctatatggaggctgccatttttatgtcctttaaagagagtctgaagcgagaataaatctcgcttcagacctcatagatagcaggggcacgtgtgcccctgctaaaccgctgctatcccgcggcttaacgggggtcccttcacccccaaatccccctcgatacagccggggagcgcttcctggttggggcagggctaaccgccgcagccctgccccacgcacgtctgttagcgcgtatctccgcctctcccctgcccctctcagtcttccttcactgagaggggcgggggagaggcggcgatgcgccgc
This window encodes:
- the LOC137535894 gene encoding proline-rich protein 9-like — its product is MSGVKKGGSCGQKIQCLDPCKDPCQVSAVCLDPCQEDPCNPHTQYHSHHHHAHYHDHIQKDPCNPCCPKPCQCIGICYCNK